A genomic region of Macrobrachium nipponense isolate FS-2020 chromosome 40, ASM1510439v2, whole genome shotgun sequence contains the following coding sequences:
- the LOC135212167 gene encoding LOW QUALITY PROTEIN: T-complex protein 1 subunit zeta-like (The sequence of the model RefSeq protein was modified relative to this genomic sequence to represent the inferred CDS: deleted 1 base in 1 codon): MAAIKTLNPKAEVARAAQALAINISGARGIQDVLRTNLGPKGTMKMLVSGAGDIKITKDGNILLHEMQIQHPTASMIAKACTAQDDIIGDGTTSTVLLIGELLKQADIQIQDGLHPRLIAEGFDLAKVKAQEVLDQVKISGNLDRERLCQVARTALRTKVQSDLADKLTEVCVDAVLSIKKEGESLDLHMVEVMEMQHKTDMDTQLVKGLVLDHGSRHPDMPKRATNAYILTCNVSMEYEKTEVNSGFFYKSAGERDKLVAAEREFIENRVKKVIDLKKKVCDGTDKMFVVINQKGIDPMSLDMLAKEGIIGLRRAKRRNMERLALACGGMAMNSFDDLDESCLGYAGAVYEHVLGETKYTFVEELKHPQSVTVLIKGPFKHTLVQTKDAVRDGLRAIKNALDDESLIPGAGAFEVAAYDALIKYESDVKGRARYGVRAFADALLVIPKTLASNSGYDPMDSLVKLREEYKNGGGIPVGLDINSGEALNPCDVGIYDNYCVKKHMLDACSVIARNLLIVDEIMRAGLSQLK; this comes from the exons GTTGGTGTCTGGTGCTGGTGATATAAAGATTACGAAAGATGGAAATATTCTCCTCCATGAAATG CAAATCCAGCATCCTACAGCAAGTATGATTGCAAAAGCATGTACTGCCCAAGATGACATTATTGGAGATGGCACTACATCCACAGTACTGTTGATTGGTGAATTATTAAAACAGGCTGATATTCAAATTCAAGATGGACTGCATCCAAGGCTTATAGCAGAGGGCTTTGATCTGGCTAAG GTAAAAGCACAAGAAGTCCTTGACCAAGTTAAAATCTCTGGCAACCTTGACCGTGAACGTTTATGTCAGGttgctcgcactgctcttcgtaCTAAAGTTCAGTCAGACCTTGCTGATAAACTTACAGAAGTATGTGTTGATGCAGTTTTATCCATAAAGAAAGAAGGGGAATCTCTTGATCTGCATATGGTTGAAGTCATGGAAATGCAG CACAAAACTGACATGGATACTCAGTTGGTGAAAGGATTAGTTTTAGATCATGGCAGCCGACATCCTGATATGCCTAAAAGAgcaacaaatgcatatatattaacCTGCAATGTATCAATGGAATATGAAAAGACAGAAGTCAACAGTGGATTTTTCTACAAGTCTGCCGGTGAACGTGACAAGCTTGTTGCGGCAGAAAGGGAATTCATTGAAAACAG AGTGAAGAAAGTTATTGACTTGAAAAAGAAAGTTTGTGATGGAACTGATAAGATGTTTGTCGTTATCAATCAGAAGGGCATTGACCCTATGTCCCTTGATATGTTAGCAAAGGAAGGTATCATTGGCCTTCGAAGAGCCAAACGACGTAACATGGAGAGGCTGGCTCTAGCTTGTGGAGGAATGGCAATGAACAGCTTTGATGATCTGGATGAAAGCTGTTTAGGCTATGCTGGAGCTGTATATGAACATGTTCTG GGTGAAACTAAGTACACCTTTGTTGAAGAATTGAAGCATCCTCAGAGTGTAACGGTCCTTATAAAAGGACCTTTTAAACATACACTAGTCCAAACAAAAGATGCAGTGCGGGATGGTCTAAGGGCTATAAAAAATGCTCTGGATGATGAATCC TTAATCCCAGGTGCTGGTGCTTTTGAG GTGGCTGCATATGATGCCCTCATCAAGTATGAAAGTGATGTGAAAGGTCGTGCTCGATATGGAGTTCGTGCATTTGCTGATGCACTGTTGGTTATTCCAAAGACACTTG CATCAAATAGTGGATATGATCCCATGGATAGCTTGGTGAAACTTAGGGAGGAATACAAAAATGGTGGTGGCATTCCTGTTGGTCTGGATATTAATAGTGGAGAAGCTTTAAATCCATGTGATGTTGGAATATATGATAATTACTGTGTCAAGAAGCATATGTTGGATGCATG CTCTGTTATTGCTCGCAACTTGTTAATAGTTGATGAAATTATGCGAGCTGGTTTGTCACAGCTGAAATAA